In Vicugna pacos chromosome 1, VicPac4, whole genome shotgun sequence, a single window of DNA contains:
- the P2RY1 gene encoding P2Y purinoceptor 1 codes for MTEVLWPAVPNGTDAAFLAGPGSPWGNSTVASTAAVAAGPYKCALTKTGFQFYYLPTVYILVFIIGFLGNSVAIWMFVFHMKPWSGISVYMFNLALADFLYVLTLPALIFYYFNKTDWIFGDAMCKLQRFIFHVNLYGSILFLTCISAHRYSGVVYPLKSLGRLKKKNAVYISVLVWLIVVVVISPILFYSGTGIRKNKTITCYDTTSDEYLRSYFIYSMCTTVAMFCVPLVLILGCYGLIVRALIYKDLDNSPLRRKSIYLVIIVLTVFAVSYIPFHVMKTMNLRARLDFQAPGMCAFNDRVYATYQVTRGLASLNSCVDPILYFLAGDTFRRRLSRATRKASRRSEANLQSKSEDMTLNILSEFKQNGDTSL; via the coding sequence ATGACCGAGGTGCTGTGGCCGGCGGTCCCCAACGGGACGGACGCTGCCTTCTTGGCCGGCCCGGGCTCGCCCTGGGGGAACAGCACAGTCGCCTCTACCGCCGCCGTCGCCGCCGGCCCGTACAAATGCGCACTGACCAAGACAGGCTTCCAGTTCTACTACCTGCCGACTGTCTACATCTTGGTGTTCATTATCGGCTTCCTGGGCAACAGCGTGGCCATCTGGATGTTCGTCTTCCACATGAAGCCGTGGAGCGGAATCTCCGTGTACATGTTCAACTTGGCCCTGGCCGACTTCTTGTACGTGCTGACCCTGCCAGCGCTCATCTTCTACTACTTCAATAAGACAGACTGGATTTTCGGGGATGCCATGTGCAAGCTGCAGAGGTTCATCTTCCACGTGAACCTGTATGGCAGCATCTTGTTTCTAACCTGCATCAGCGCGCACCGGTACAGCGGGGTGGTGTACCCGCTCAAGTCCCTGGGCCGACTCAAGAAGAAGAACGCGGTCTACATCAGCGTGCTGGTGTGGCTTATCGTGGTGGTGGTGATCTCCCCCATCCTCTTCTACTCGGGCACCGGGATCCGGAAAAACAAAACCATCACCTGCTATGACACCACCTCAGATGAGTACCTACGAAGTTATTTCATCTACAGCATGTGCACGACCGTGGCCATGTTCTGTGTCCCCTTGGTGCTGATTTTGGGTTGTTACGGATTAATTGTGAGAGCTTTGATTTACAAAGACCTGGACAACTCGCCTCTGAGAAGGAAATCCATTTACCTGGTGATTATTGTACTGACTGTTTTTGCTGTGTCTTACATCCCTTTCCACGTGATGAAAACAATGAATTTGAGGGCCCGGCTGGATTTTCAGGCCCCAGGAATGTGTGCTTTCAATGACAGGGTTTATGCCACTTATCAGGTGACAAGAGGTCTAGCAAGTCTCAACAGCTGTGTGGACCCCATTCTCTATTTCTTGGCAGGAGATACTTTCAGAAGGAGACTCTCCCGAGCCACCAGGAAAGCTTCCAGAAGAAGTGAGGCAAATTTGCAATCCAAGAGTGAAGACATGACCCTCAATATTTTATCCGAGTTCAAGCAAAATGGAGATACAAGCTTGTGA